Proteins from one Planctomyces sp. SH-PL62 genomic window:
- a CDS encoding Gfo/Idh/MocA family protein has translation MMEAIPRRTMLRRGALGAAGLQLAAAGARGDGRTGPRVVVGLIGAGGMGSAHLRLLAARPDVEVACVCDVDAERLASAAKLVEQGSGRAPAAVRDLRRLLDDRRIDAVWIATPDHWHAPAAILALDAGKHVYVEKPCCHNIREGALTAEAVARSGKHLQVGTQSRSTAVVKDAVDRVRGGAIGEVLVAKAWNSQLRGSIGKTRPSEPPSQLDYDLWLGPAPAVPYRSNLLPGVWRWWRDFGCGDMGNDGVHDLDVACWGLGVETHPSRIACLGGKSFFDDDQEFPDTQYAVFEYPDAAGPGRARRLIFEQRIWSPYVQEGYENGAAFYGTEGVMIIGHTVGWTLYGPKNRKLAERAGPADLAAHHDDFLACVRGESKAPSAGVAVGHRSAALVHLANIAARVGRVLDFDPRAEAILGDAEAAALVSRRYRDGHWAAPPTA, from the coding sequence ATGATGGAAGCGATCCCACGCAGGACGATGCTCCGGCGAGGCGCCCTGGGCGCGGCGGGCCTCCAGCTGGCGGCGGCCGGCGCGCGGGGGGACGGCCGGACCGGGCCCCGGGTCGTCGTCGGGCTGATCGGCGCGGGGGGCATGGGGAGCGCCCACCTCCGGCTGCTCGCCGCCCGGCCGGACGTCGAGGTCGCCTGCGTGTGCGACGTCGACGCCGAGCGGCTGGCCTCGGCCGCGAAGCTCGTCGAGCAAGGCTCGGGCCGGGCCCCGGCCGCCGTGCGGGACCTCCGCCGTCTGCTCGACGACCGTCGCATCGACGCCGTCTGGATCGCGACCCCGGACCACTGGCACGCCCCCGCCGCGATCCTCGCGCTCGACGCGGGGAAGCACGTCTACGTCGAGAAGCCGTGCTGCCACAACATCCGCGAGGGGGCGCTGACGGCCGAGGCGGTGGCCCGCTCCGGCAAGCACCTGCAGGTCGGCACCCAGAGCCGCAGCACGGCCGTGGTCAAGGACGCCGTCGATCGCGTCCGGGGCGGTGCGATCGGCGAGGTCCTGGTCGCCAAGGCCTGGAACAGCCAGCTCCGGGGCTCGATCGGCAAGACGCGGCCCTCGGAGCCGCCGTCGCAGCTCGACTACGACCTCTGGCTCGGCCCCGCGCCGGCCGTCCCGTACCGGTCGAACCTGCTGCCCGGCGTCTGGCGCTGGTGGCGGGACTTCGGCTGCGGCGACATGGGCAACGACGGCGTCCACGATCTCGACGTGGCCTGCTGGGGCCTGGGCGTGGAGACCCATCCCTCCCGCATCGCCTGCCTGGGGGGCAAGTCGTTCTTCGACGACGATCAGGAGTTCCCGGACACCCAGTACGCCGTCTTCGAGTACCCCGACGCGGCGGGGCCGGGCCGGGCCAGGCGGCTGATCTTCGAACAGCGGATCTGGTCGCCCTACGTCCAAGAAGGCTACGAGAACGGGGCGGCGTTCTACGGGACCGAGGGGGTCATGATCATCGGCCACACGGTCGGCTGGACCCTCTACGGCCCCAAGAACCGGAAGCTCGCCGAGCGGGCGGGCCCGGCCGACCTGGCGGCCCACCACGACGACTTCCTCGCCTGCGTGCGCGGCGAGTCGAAGGCCCCCAGCGCCGGCGTGGCCGTCGGCCACCGCTCGGCGGCCCTGGTCCACCTGGCCAACATCGCCGCGAGGGTCGGCCGCGTCCTGGACTTCGACCCGCGGGCCGAGGCGATCCTCGGCGACGCCGAGGCCGCGGCGTTGGTCTCGCGACGCTACCGCGACGGCCACTGGGCGGCGCCTCCCACGGCCTGA
- a CDS encoding ATP-binding protein, whose protein sequence is MSIMTSDPASSPDPSPAGAEPRPPSASPPARPKRSIVAKQALFVGFLVALTGGTLTTAGYRYVGEIVAQQIDARLSAIADDRQALLLTALRREEERVEQVAGRVRLRNLLDARGRPEADDAATDVQLQAALDDFLENVRDFRAIRLEGPDGEALATSGPPEDVAAIPVGLREPNTGKPPRAAIPVKIDGGRVAVFTADVRGRAGAILGRIAVLVDLGRVVEALADSQWLGETGDVLIGMREGAATRLLFPPRRHPAEAEVSTSRGRPMDEAIAGRGGLMRTTDRDGRAVLAAYRPLNYADWGVVVRIDADEAYAPVRRLRRLLAALGGTILALGLAASYVLARQHTRPIRRLADVAEAVADGRLDTPIAVTSNDEIGVLESSFARMTEQLARSHGDLEARIHERTRDLEAVRDLLDAFFRISTSRLDSGTLDRTFDSVLEFCSRLGYELAMLSLVDREAGVIRGVRGAGTMGHIVADTVRSLDGPDVLARVAREARVEIIPDSTVDPTCDHEAVARAGFRGQIVLPLAGGDEVLGTLQVAVREVLDPSQVDLRPLETLASHAGRTLAWYNQIREVRRLNESLDHRAVELAKSESALRERTDVLRSVLDCMGEGVVVVDLDARLLVINPAARELLGREESGVGSSVWRADEPVYDVNGDRPYRSEDLPLARAIRGESPEPCELMLGHPSLQHGRCLFISARPLVEDGGAIRGGLVVFHDVTARKCAEIRLAVQYAAARVLAESDSLAEAAPRILKALGEPLDWDLGVLWRVDATADQVRCLSLWRNPATPAPEGLDEAVRAKTFGPGESLAGRVWADRKALWLTDLDRLDGESCELCHRLVAAGLRSAFGAPVMLRGECIGVLGFFSRFDRREEPELLDLAAILGAQIGQFNDRCQMHARVVQSEKLASLGMLSASVAHEINNPLAYVSSNLVVLDRDVRTVLDVLACYEPCLESIAAARPDLAEEIRRLDEEYDMGYIKANLGKILDSTRQGAKRVADIVHNLRGFARADRDACSAVDLRESISAALEMIRGRLERRGVEVIVRAEDVPAVVASPTQLNQVFLNLLVNAMQAIDAAQREHGRITVEAKVRGDQVCVEIRDNGCGMPPDVRAQIFDPFFTTKSAGEGTGLGLSITHGIVLDHGGRIEVESVPGEGACFRVVLPVSRKPAG, encoded by the coding sequence ATGTCCATCATGACGAGCGACCCCGCATCGAGCCCGGACCCCTCGCCCGCCGGGGCGGAGCCCCGGCCTCCCTCCGCCTCGCCGCCGGCGCGGCCGAAGCGGTCGATCGTGGCCAAGCAGGCGCTGTTCGTGGGGTTCCTCGTGGCCCTGACCGGCGGGACCCTGACGACGGCGGGCTATCGGTACGTCGGCGAGATCGTCGCCCAGCAGATCGACGCGCGGCTCTCGGCGATCGCCGACGATCGCCAGGCCCTCCTGCTGACGGCCCTCCGTCGCGAGGAGGAGCGGGTGGAGCAGGTCGCGGGTCGGGTCCGGCTGCGGAACCTGCTCGACGCCCGGGGCCGACCGGAGGCCGACGACGCGGCGACCGACGTCCAGCTTCAGGCGGCCCTGGACGACTTCCTCGAGAACGTGCGCGACTTCCGGGCGATCCGCCTGGAGGGCCCCGACGGCGAGGCCCTGGCGACGAGCGGCCCCCCCGAGGACGTCGCCGCGATCCCGGTCGGGCTCCGTGAACCGAATACCGGCAAGCCTCCCCGCGCGGCGATCCCGGTGAAGATCGACGGCGGTCGGGTCGCCGTCTTCACGGCCGACGTCCGCGGCCGGGCCGGGGCCATCCTGGGCCGGATCGCCGTGCTGGTGGACCTCGGCCGGGTCGTCGAGGCGCTGGCCGACTCGCAGTGGCTGGGCGAGACCGGGGACGTGCTGATCGGGATGCGCGAGGGGGCGGCGACCCGGCTGTTGTTCCCGCCCCGGCGGCATCCCGCGGAGGCCGAGGTCTCGACCTCGCGGGGCCGCCCGATGGATGAGGCGATCGCCGGCCGAGGCGGCCTGATGCGGACGACCGATCGGGACGGCCGCGCGGTCCTCGCCGCCTACCGGCCGCTGAACTACGCCGACTGGGGGGTGGTCGTCAGGATCGACGCCGACGAGGCGTACGCGCCGGTGCGACGGCTGCGGCGGCTGCTGGCGGCCCTCGGCGGCACGATCCTGGCGCTGGGCCTGGCGGCGTCGTACGTCCTGGCGAGGCAGCACACCCGGCCGATCCGGCGTCTGGCCGACGTCGCCGAGGCCGTGGCCGACGGCCGGCTCGACACGCCGATCGCCGTCACCTCGAACGACGAGATCGGCGTCCTGGAATCGAGCTTCGCCCGGATGACCGAGCAGCTCGCGCGGTCGCACGGCGACCTGGAGGCCCGGATCCACGAGCGGACGCGGGACCTGGAAGCGGTCCGCGACCTGCTCGACGCGTTCTTCCGGATCTCGACCTCCCGGCTCGACTCGGGGACCCTCGACCGGACGTTCGACTCGGTGCTGGAGTTCTGCTCGCGGCTGGGCTACGAACTGGCGATGCTCTCGCTGGTCGACCGCGAGGCCGGCGTGATCCGGGGCGTCCGGGGCGCCGGAACCATGGGCCACATCGTCGCCGACACCGTCCGCTCCCTCGATGGGCCGGACGTGCTGGCGCGGGTGGCCCGCGAAGCCCGCGTCGAGATCATCCCGGACTCGACCGTGGACCCGACCTGCGACCACGAGGCTGTGGCGAGGGCCGGCTTCCGGGGCCAGATCGTCCTCCCCCTGGCCGGCGGCGATGAGGTGCTGGGGACGCTCCAGGTGGCCGTGCGCGAGGTCCTGGACCCGAGCCAGGTCGACCTCCGGCCGCTGGAGACGCTGGCCAGCCACGCCGGCCGGACGCTGGCCTGGTACAACCAGATCCGCGAGGTCCGTCGGCTCAACGAGAGCCTCGACCACCGGGCCGTGGAGCTTGCGAAGTCCGAATCGGCCCTGCGCGAGCGGACCGACGTCCTCCGATCGGTCCTCGACTGCATGGGGGAAGGGGTCGTCGTCGTCGACCTGGACGCCCGCCTGCTGGTGATCAACCCGGCCGCGCGCGAACTTCTCGGCCGCGAGGAGAGCGGGGTCGGGAGCTCGGTCTGGCGGGCGGACGAGCCCGTCTACGACGTCAACGGCGATCGGCCGTACCGATCCGAGGACCTCCCCCTGGCGCGGGCGATCCGGGGCGAGTCCCCCGAGCCCTGCGAGCTGATGCTCGGCCATCCCAGCCTCCAGCACGGCCGCTGCCTGTTCATCAGCGCCCGCCCGCTGGTGGAGGACGGCGGGGCGATCCGCGGGGGGCTCGTGGTCTTCCACGACGTCACCGCCCGCAAGTGCGCCGAGATTCGGCTGGCCGTCCAGTACGCGGCCGCGCGGGTCCTGGCCGAGTCCGACTCGCTCGCCGAGGCGGCCCCGAGGATCCTGAAGGCCCTGGGCGAGCCGCTGGACTGGGACCTGGGGGTGCTCTGGCGGGTCGACGCGACCGCCGATCAGGTCCGCTGCCTGAGCCTCTGGCGGAACCCGGCGACGCCCGCCCCGGAGGGGCTCGACGAGGCCGTCCGGGCCAAGACGTTCGGGCCGGGCGAATCGCTGGCCGGCCGGGTCTGGGCCGACCGCAAGGCCCTCTGGCTCACCGACCTGGACCGCCTCGACGGCGAGAGCTGCGAGCTCTGCCATCGGCTCGTGGCCGCCGGCCTCCGCTCCGCCTTCGGCGCCCCGGTGATGCTCCGGGGCGAGTGCATCGGCGTCCTCGGCTTCTTCAGCCGGTTCGACCGCCGCGAAGAGCCCGAGCTGCTGGACCTGGCCGCGATCCTCGGCGCGCAGATCGGCCAGTTCAACGACCGCTGCCAGATGCACGCCCGCGTCGTCCAGTCGGAGAAGCTCGCCTCGCTCGGCATGCTCAGCGCCAGCGTCGCCCACGAGATCAACAACCCGCTGGCCTACGTCTCCAGCAACCTCGTCGTGCTGGATCGCGACGTCCGGACCGTGCTCGACGTCCTCGCCTGCTACGAGCCCTGTCTGGAGTCCATCGCCGCCGCCCGCCCCGACCTCGCCGAGGAGATCCGCCGGCTCGACGAGGAGTACGACATGGGGTACATCAAGGCGAACCTGGGCAAGATCCTCGACAGCACCCGCCAGGGGGCCAAGCGGGTCGCCGACATCGTGCACAACCTGCGCGGCTTCGCCCGCGCCGACCGCGACGCCTGCTCCGCCGTCGACCTCCGCGAGTCGATCTCCGCCGCGCTGGAGATGATCCGCGGGCGGCTCGAACGCCGGGGCGTGGAGGTGATCGTCCGGGCCGAGGACGTCCCCGCCGTGGTCGCCTCGCCGACCCAGCTCAACCAGGTCTTCCTCAACCTGCTGGTCAACGCCATGCAGGCCATCGACGCCGCCCAGCGCGAGCACGGCCGCATCACCGTGGAGGCGAAGGTCCGGGGCGATCAGGTCTGCGTCGAGATCCGCGACAACGGCTGCGGCATGCCCCCCGACGTCCGGGCCCAGATCTTCGACCCCTTCTTCACCACCAAGTCCGCCGGCGAGGGGACCGGCCTGGGCCTTTCCATCACCCACGGCATCGTCCTCGACCACGGCGGGCGCATCGAGGTCGAGTCGGTCCCCGGCGAAGGGGCCTGCTTCCGCGTGGTCCTCCCCGTCAGCCGCAAACCCGCCGGTTGA